The genome window GATTCAAGCATAGTTTATATTGTCGTAAGATTTAATAAACTTGCCTTGAAATGTCATTGACGGAAAGCCATCTTAAAGTGTATTTATgataaagaaattcaaattttatAGTGTCAATTTATTCACACACATTGACTGACTGTACTCACCTTTTCTCGTTACAGGCAAGGATTAAGAAGATTATGCAGACAGATGAAGAAATAGGCAAAGTGGCCGCAGCAGTACCTGTTATTATTTGTATCCTTCCTACCTAAATATCTTAACTTAAAGTTCCAAGGTTTTGATCATCAGTATAGTTTTTGAATACACCCTTTATTAAACCTCAAACAAGTGGTCTGACTTAGGTTTGAAACAATCACTTGATATGGCAGTCAGTTAATATAACATTTATCAAAACCATTGTGGTTTGCTGTCATCACATTCAGCAAACACATTTGATGCTATAGATTTCTTATATATGAAGATCTGAATCTGagtttaaaataattgtaaacTGAATGTATGAGTTTTGGACTGGTTGTCTGACTTGGACATGATTGGCTCTGTGCAGTTGCAGTATAAGCTAGACCATGCAAgtgaatgtattttattcaagTAAGAGGACACAGATCTGCTGCATCATAATTTCCTTAACCAAGATGTCAGCGAGAGCCTTGGAACTTTTTTTGGAATCATTGCTTACAAAGGCCTGTCAAGTCACCCAGTCTAGGAATGCAAAGACGATGACAACATCACATCTGTAagttactgtgtttgtgtgtgccttcATAAAAAACCTGAGGTGTGTACTGTGAAGCAAGTTTCACACAGCCAGGCCATTTTTTTGCGTGAGCTGGCTCAACAAAACCCAAAACTCCTATCAGAATTAATGGTCATTACAAAGGTGGTTATCAGCATTTGGTTATTCTTATACTCTTTCACAGTGGACAAACAAATACACTAACATACAACAGAAATGCATAAAAAATACACTGACATCTGGCTAGTGTGAATGGGAACAACTGGCATTGACTCCTGACTCCTGACTGCAATAGTCATGGGTGTTGTCAActccagctctgattggctgtgatgaAGACATGACACTCAGACGGACACGTTAATTTTTGCCCCTTGTTAGGTGCAATGCTATGGTGTGTGTTGAAGTTAAagctgtttgttaaagtttttaaaCCATCTCTGTTCAAGCAGTGCTTGAATATTGTTCAATTTTTGCTGAGTTTTAAAGAGTGACTGGAGTAACAGATATTATATATGTGCTGCTTACAACAGAGATGACAAACAAGCGAGGTGTCTCACTCCTTAGCAGCTTCGATCATAAGCGCCAGAATGTGTCTAATTCAGAATGTTGTTGATTAAGAACTTCAAAAGTTTATGTTTAATGACTTCTGGATGTAGTCTGATGAGTTATATTTGATCTGCTACTTTCTACTGCCGCCTGTATTTTCCTGTGCATATTGTCTGAGTAAGATGCAGCTGCCAGGAAAATCTTACTGTGTGATGTAGATTCTGCATGTTGTTGAAATCAATATGATCCCCATGTATCTCTTTGTATATATAacttttgtttgcatgtgtgtctacAGAAAGCAGTGTATTGAGCTGGAGCAACAGTTTGATTTCTTAAAAGACCTGGTAGCAACTGTGCCAGATATGCAGGGCGAGGGGGAAGAGAACCACactgaggggggaggagaaaaagtCCCACGCAGGTATCTCTCAGTCACTTGTtcgcacacacgcatgcatgctgGGGCACTTTCTAATGCCAGATGTAAGCCAACGGGCGTAAAGCTGTTCACTAAAGATTGGATCATTTAGAACAGATTATAATACCACGTCTGAATGTCCTCTCCTCAGGACAGCACTACATATTCTGTGGAGAGGGAGGGTTACTGTTGCCATTTCCAGGAAAAGCTTTTACTATAAAAGCAACGTGTTTATCGTCCTTGCAATTGTATTTTACCactgttttccattttgttttttgactatagataaattacaaaaacaaaaagggcacATTTGTACAGCTCCAGAGAGTGAGAACTAATTATTGAGGACTGTAGAGGAGAAAAATTAGTATTGACTGTTAaatcaaacactgcagctgcagctaaaTTGAGGCAGAGCGTGTGGTAGAAAATTACACACAAATTAAATGACTCAGGAGACTTTTAACTAGAGAGTTGGCCGATTCGATTGTGATTCAATTTAAAGTGTTTGTAAGCTTCTAATATTTAAACACGTTGTCTAGGCTATGGGAACGAGGCACTTGAATCCACAGCatctttttatataaattaatataaatggCTAAATGTAATTTCCACCCACAGTATCAGTCACATTATCAATCATGATTATCACAAATCATTTAAACTCAGTGtgcttgtatttgtcttttgGACAAACATTTTACCCACCTGTCTTAATTtctacaaaaataaatctgttgtaACTCTAATTGTAATAATTACGTTTCCTGCCACAGTGCAAAAACAAATGGAGTGTAATTATTAGAGAGTTGTATTTATGaatcaaattgatttttcatggcaaaatgtgtgtaatcaCACGTTTGCGTGTGTTAATAGCTTTCAGACCAGACTACAAATAAACCAGTTATTTGTACTAATCAAAGAGCTTCTGTTGAATCTTGTATGATTTTTGTATGACTCTCCAAATTGTACTTTCCCCAAAGCTGATTAGGCAAGTACTTTTGACATAAtgatatattgttttttgttttcttcctagGGGTCGAAAACCAGGGTCAGGACGCAAGAATGGAGGAGCTGGCTCCAAAGGCAAAGACAAGAAGTTATCTGGCACAGAATCCGAGCAAGAGGTGAGAGTTAATTTGCCAGCAGAGGCTAATAGGTGTCAGTTGTAAAAAGTGATAATTGTGCCTCATTACTTGGCAGGAAATAGAACATTTTGAGttccaaaaaatattttttactgGCACATGGATTATATTTTGAAGAGAAATTAATGCCACACAAGGAATAATTTATGCATACAAAAATCTATTCCGCactcaaaacatttatttggctGTTTGCTATTATCCACACAAGTGCTGAATCATAACTTTTACTCACTGGCTCTCTgcagtgtcttgtttttttgtacttctaAACCCAAGCACACTCACTCATTGTGTTACCTTCATAAAGTCATTGCCAGCTATACAGCCATGGATTTAAAAAGCAATGCAGTGATGGTATACTCTAGAAGGCTAATTCAGAAGTTGGCATCGCCAtggttccctcaacaaaaagcctaAAGGGTTTTTCCATTGGAATTTGTATTATTGCAGACAGTACGCTCcgtggcaaacacaagtttaaacaCAGGTGTTTTTCAGCCCGATAATCTTAAATGTCTCCACCACTAAccttcctaaccctaaccctacattatactgtacatactttATCATAAATCAATCAATCGTGATAACGTTTAATGTCTCTGTCAACGTCTGGAGTTTCCTTTAGCCTCTTGTTAGCAACCTTTTTTTGAGAAACGTATGCGTTATAACTTTAATGTGGGGTATCTACTGCCTTATTTTGTGGGTAGAAGAAAACGTCTCTTAAGCCCGTCTTcaccacagaccttatttcaggcatttaaccaaaACCTGTTGACTTCAAGATGAAGGAAGCAGAAGGGGCAAAATGCAAAGttatttttccatgttttagGATTCATTCCTGTAGCACTTCACAATTATTAGTTGTAAATAATATCTTAGCTTAGGAATGATTATACATTGTTCAAAAAAGTTAAGGGAACACTTCATCACAGTGTAACACCATGTCAGTTCAACTTCAGGGATATCAATCTGTccatttaaaggtcccatattgtactgtttgacagctgtgtgaaattgatgtaAGAGGTctaacaacactgtatttgatatgcattgccccaaacccatccgtggttCTGAATTTCAGCTttctaaaagtcactcaagtgacctgcacctttaaatgctaatgaacTCCATCTGTCAACACCTACTTGCCTGCCACACCTACCTCTCAGGAAGATGACGCCTCTtatgctagcggtagcatgcgctaatgttacGGTGTATATTTAAGTATCACCATGGCTCGGAGATGCTTTCGT of Acanthopagrus latus isolate v.2019 chromosome 10, fAcaLat1.1, whole genome shotgun sequence contains these proteins:
- the drap1 gene encoding dr1-associated corepressor; this encodes MPSKKKKYNARFPPARIKKIMQTDEEIGKVAAAVPVIISRALELFLESLLTKACQVTQSRNAKTMTTSHLKQCIELEQQFDFLKDLVATVPDMQGEGEENHTEGGGEKVPRRGRKPGSGRKNGGAGSKGKDKKLSGTESEQEDDSEDSETDGDEEDGSQSSTNLQAASRFPSSNAPPPYMHMGNMVSMGSMAPAQPQGGMAFAPHPSMMSAAPPPPAPPLHKNQDDDDDDEDYDS